The following coding sequences are from one Candidatus Eisenbacteria bacterium window:
- a CDS encoding sugar kinase: MKLHAVAAPSRATLSRWARALPGRRALVWGDFVLDEYVRCLSRRVSREAPVLILDWQARSVQPGGAANAALNLASLGARVSVVGLVGADPAGRELRELLERARIDTTGLVEHPNAETVVKTRVVAGAVHTALQQVLRIDRGGRFAARSSAVVRSLAAALESAGGSAEAVVLSDYGYGSVTPERAAPWIARWRDAGATVAVDSRHAVMRYSGVTLATPNESEASEAADLEIASGRDLERVAARLIARMRVEHLIVTRGRDGLTLWN, translated from the coding sequence ATGAAGCTCCATGCGGTCGCGGCGCCCTCGCGCGCGACGCTGTCGCGCTGGGCGCGTGCGCTGCCGGGACGCCGCGCACTGGTGTGGGGCGACTTCGTGCTGGACGAGTACGTGCGATGTCTTTCCCGTCGCGTCTCACGCGAGGCTCCGGTGTTGATCCTCGACTGGCAGGCACGTTCGGTTCAGCCGGGCGGTGCGGCGAATGCGGCGCTCAATCTGGCGAGCCTCGGCGCACGGGTGAGCGTGGTCGGGTTGGTCGGGGCCGACCCCGCAGGCCGTGAACTGCGCGAGTTGCTCGAGCGCGCCCGCATCGATACCACCGGACTCGTCGAGCATCCGAATGCGGAGACGGTGGTCAAGACCCGGGTCGTCGCGGGCGCGGTGCACACCGCACTGCAGCAGGTCCTTCGCATCGATCGCGGCGGGCGCTTCGCGGCGCGATCGAGCGCCGTCGTTCGCTCACTCGCGGCGGCGCTCGAGAGTGCGGGAGGCTCGGCCGAGGCGGTGGTGCTTTCGGACTACGGCTACGGCTCGGTGACGCCCGAGCGCGCGGCTCCGTGGATCGCCCGCTGGCGCGACGCGGGCGCGACCGTCGCGGTCGACTCGCGCCATGCGGTGATGCGCTATTCCGGGGTCACGCTGGCGACCCCGAACGAGAGCGAGGCGTCCGAGGCGGCCGACCTCGAGATCGCGAGCGGGCGCGACCTCGAACGAGTGGCCGCGCGGCTGATCGCCCGCATGCGCGTCGAGCACCTGATCGTGACACGCGGTCGCGACGGCCTGACGCTCTGGAAT
- a CDS encoding 1-deoxy-D-xylulose-5-phosphate reductoisomerase, whose amino-acid sequence MVVLGATGSIGRQTLDVSWRHRDRFRIVALAAGSDLDGLVALARECGQRGVALQALGLERAADASRARDALASVCPAARIEVGAGSAARLAGECAADAVVNGIVGAAGLDASLATLAAGRRLALANKETLVIGAELVQRALASGGELIPVDSEHSAALLCLGGRPASEVARLTLTASGGPLRDHRNWRQASVAEVLAHPVWAMGRRITVDSALLVNKALELIEARALFGLDWSQLDAVIHPQARFHALVAFRDGALVAQAAAADMRLPIQLALSWPEHWEGPVPPLAAPDLARLDFEAIAPGRFPAFDLGVAVGKAGGTAPCAYNAADEEAVAAFLDGRIPLGRVVEILEQVMAAHDREAVSSRAQLAAVDEWARRAARERVAA is encoded by the coding sequence GTGGTGGTCTTGGGAGCGACCGGCTCGATCGGTCGCCAGACGCTCGACGTCTCGTGGCGGCATCGAGATCGTTTCCGGATCGTGGCGCTGGCGGCGGGCTCCGATCTCGACGGCCTGGTCGCGCTCGCACGCGAGTGCGGACAACGCGGGGTGGCGCTGCAAGCACTCGGACTCGAGCGCGCGGCCGATGCGTCCCGCGCACGCGATGCGCTGGCGTCCGTGTGTCCCGCCGCCCGCATCGAGGTGGGCGCGGGCAGCGCGGCGCGACTCGCCGGGGAATGTGCTGCCGATGCGGTGGTGAATGGCATCGTGGGGGCCGCCGGACTCGACGCTTCGCTTGCGACGCTGGCGGCCGGGCGGAGACTCGCGCTGGCGAACAAGGAGACCCTGGTGATCGGCGCGGAGCTGGTGCAGCGAGCGCTGGCGAGCGGCGGCGAATTGATTCCGGTCGACAGCGAGCACAGTGCCGCACTGCTGTGCCTGGGTGGACGACCCGCCTCGGAAGTTGCGCGCCTCACGCTCACCGCCTCGGGCGGACCGCTGCGCGACCATCGCAACTGGCGTCAGGCGTCGGTCGCCGAGGTGCTCGCGCATCCGGTGTGGGCGATGGGGCGCCGCATCACCGTGGACTCGGCATTGCTCGTCAACAAGGCGCTCGAGCTGATCGAAGCGCGCGCGCTGTTCGGGCTCGATTGGTCCCAGCTCGACGCCGTGATCCATCCGCAGGCGCGCTTCCATGCGCTGGTCGCGTTTCGAGACGGTGCGCTGGTCGCGCAGGCCGCCGCCGCCGACATGCGCCTTCCGATCCAGCTCGCGTTGAGCTGGCCCGAGCACTGGGAGGGCCCGGTGCCTCCGCTCGCGGCCCCGGACCTGGCGCGCCTCGACTTCGAGGCGATCGCGCCGGGTCGATTCCCGGCCTTCGACCTTGGGGTGGCGGTCGGAAAGGCGGGGGGAACCGCCCCTTGCGCGTACAACGCGGCGGACGAAGAAGCGGTCGCCGCGTTTCTCGACGGTCGGATCCCGCTCGGTCGGGTGGTCGAGATTCTCGAGCAGGTGATGGCGGCGCACGACCGCGAAGCGGTGTCCTCGCGCGCGCAGCTCGCCGCGGTCGACGAGTGGGCGCGCCGTGCTGCGCGTGAACGGGTGGCGGCATGA
- a CDS encoding phosphatidate cytidylyltransferase, protein MTATPPELAPPEPMAIEPAAAAGEAPKRSSWALPLRIASGVLFVPLLLFLNQLGGFAFFTLVALVVAAGLIEFYTMMRGRELRPYRRLGLASALALLWVCAHPETPYVTFLATSGVLLVLALELRRPEATRRIEDIAVTWFGVLYVGWLSAHLVLLRELPWQSGLPYADGARFVALAFALTWSCDIGAFAVGRALGRTRPWSRISPRKSLEGAAGGLTAAALAAFACRATFAPFLSWLDALALGLLAGVFSQVGDLVESLLKRDARFGDSSELIPGHGGVLDRFDSLFFAAPVVYYYLRLVVFGLP, encoded by the coding sequence ATGACCGCGACCCCGCCGGAACTGGCGCCGCCCGAGCCGATGGCGATCGAACCCGCTGCCGCAGCTGGCGAGGCGCCGAAGCGCTCGTCGTGGGCGCTGCCGCTGCGCATCGCGAGCGGCGTGCTGTTCGTGCCGCTGCTGCTGTTCCTCAACCAGCTCGGCGGCTTCGCGTTCTTCACGCTGGTGGCGCTGGTGGTGGCGGCGGGCCTGATCGAGTTCTACACCATGATGCGCGGCCGCGAGCTGCGGCCCTATCGGCGACTCGGGCTCGCGTCCGCCCTCGCGCTCCTGTGGGTGTGCGCGCATCCGGAGACGCCCTATGTCACGTTTCTCGCCACCTCGGGAGTGTTGCTGGTGCTGGCGCTCGAATTGCGGCGGCCCGAGGCGACGCGCCGCATCGAGGACATCGCGGTCACGTGGTTCGGGGTGTTGTACGTCGGATGGCTGTCCGCGCATCTGGTGCTGCTTCGCGAACTGCCGTGGCAGTCGGGACTGCCGTACGCGGACGGAGCGCGCTTCGTGGCGCTCGCCTTCGCGCTCACCTGGAGTTGCGACATCGGCGCGTTCGCAGTCGGCCGTGCACTCGGCCGAACCCGGCCGTGGTCGCGGATCTCGCCGCGCAAATCCCTGGAGGGAGCGGCGGGCGGACTCACCGCCGCCGCACTCGCGGCGTTCGCGTGCCGCGCGACGTTCGCTCCGTTCCTGTCGTGGCTCGACGCGCTCGCGCTCGGCCTGCTCGCCGGCGTGTTCTCGCAGGTCGGAGACCTGGTCGAATCGCTGCTCAAGCGCGACGCCCGCTTCGGAGATTCTTCGGAATTGATTCCGGGACATGGCGGCGTGCTGGATCGATTCGACAGCCTGTTCTTCGCGGCGCCGGTCGTCTACTACTACCTGCGGCTCGTGGTGTTCGGCCTGCCATGA
- the uppS gene encoding di-trans,poly-cis-decaprenylcistransferase — protein sequence MDGNGRWARARGVPRLMGHRAGREAVRDAVKGCVELGVEVLTLYTFSTENWNRPRREVQALMTILRQTLRGERRELRDRNVRLQVVGRRADLPKPVLEVLEETQAYLSSSTGLLLNLALSYSGRTELVDAARQLVDDVLRNGWTAADVDEQRFGSYLYTAGLPDPDLLIRTSGEMRVSNFLLWQIAYAEFWVTETRWPDFRRRHLFQAVADFQRRERRFGRTEPRDQPS from the coding sequence ATGGACGGTAACGGCCGCTGGGCCCGCGCGCGCGGTGTTCCGCGCCTGATGGGACATCGCGCCGGCCGCGAGGCGGTGCGTGATGCGGTCAAGGGCTGCGTCGAGCTCGGCGTCGAAGTGCTCACGCTCTATACCTTCTCGACCGAGAACTGGAACCGCCCGCGCCGCGAAGTGCAGGCTCTGATGACGATCCTGCGCCAGACGCTGCGCGGCGAACGGCGCGAACTGCGCGATCGAAACGTGCGACTGCAGGTGGTGGGGCGGCGTGCCGACCTGCCGAAGCCGGTGCTCGAGGTGCTCGAGGAGACCCAGGCGTATCTGTCGAGTTCGACCGGGCTGCTGCTCAACCTGGCGCTGTCGTACAGCGGGCGCACCGAGCTGGTGGATGCGGCGCGGCAGCTCGTGGACGACGTACTCCGCAACGGATGGACCGCGGCGGACGTCGACGAACAACGGTTCGGTTCCTACCTCTATACCGCGGGGCTGCCGGACCCCGACCTGCTGATCCGCACCAGTGGCGAAATGCGGGTCTCGAACTTCCTGCTGTGGCAGATCGCGTACGCCGAGTTCTGGGTGACCGAGACGCGCTGGCCGGACTTTCGTCGCCGTCACCTGTTCCAGGCGGTCGCGGATTTCCAGCGTCGAGAACGCCGCTTCGGGCGCACCGAGCCGCGGGACCAGCCGTCATGA